From the genome of bacterium, one region includes:
- a CDS encoding multidrug DMT transporter permease: MFILHSYAPAVALCVVTMLCWGSWANTQKLAGRTWRFELFYWDYALGVLLLALAFAFSLGSLGREGRPFLQDLCQAGSSNVISALLGGLVFNVANILLVAAIDLAGMAVAFPVGIGLALVIGVVKSYAVNPVGSSTVLFTGVAVVAVAIILDALAYKRLGGGSGGGKVKGIVLSVICGIMMGFFYPLVAQAMATDFAAPEAGLLTPYTAVVLFALGLFLSNFILNTLVMRFPFRGEPVALSDYFKGSLGVHLTGVLGGVIWCVGMSFSIIASGMAGPAISYGLGQGATLVAALWGVFVWKEFAAAPKGTGKLLTGMFILFVVGLALIIYARTAGVA, translated from the coding sequence ATGTTCATCCTGCATTCTTACGCACCGGCGGTGGCTTTGTGTGTGGTGACCATGCTCTGCTGGGGTTCCTGGGCCAACACCCAGAAACTGGCCGGCCGCACCTGGCGTTTCGAGCTGTTCTACTGGGACTACGCCCTGGGTGTGCTTCTGCTGGCCCTGGCTTTCGCTTTCAGCCTGGGCAGCCTGGGCCGCGAGGGACGGCCGTTCCTGCAGGACCTGTGTCAGGCCGGCTCATCCAACGTGATCTCGGCCCTGCTGGGCGGGCTGGTGTTCAACGTGGCGAATATCCTGCTGGTGGCGGCGATCGACCTGGCGGGCATGGCGGTGGCGTTCCCGGTGGGGATCGGCCTGGCCCTGGTGATCGGCGTGGTCAAGAGCTACGCGGTCAACCCGGTGGGCAGCTCAACGGTGCTGTTTACCGGAGTGGCGGTAGTGGCCGTGGCGATCATCCTGGACGCCCTGGCCTACAAGCGCCTGGGCGGCGGCTCCGGCGGCGGCAAGGTGAAAGGCATCGTGCTTTCGGTGATCTGCGGGATCATGATGGGCTTTTTCTACCCGCTGGTGGCCCAGGCCATGGCGACCGATTTCGCGGCGCCCGAGGCCGGGCTTCTCACCCCCTACACGGCGGTGGTGCTGTTCGCCCTGGGGCTGTTCCTGAGCAATTTCATCCTCAACACCCTGGTGATGCGTTTCCCGTTCCGTGGGGAGCCGGTGGCCCTGTCCGATTATTTCAAGGGCTCGTTAGGCGTACACCTTACCGGAGTGCTGGGCGGAGTGATCTGGTGCGTGGGCATGAGTTTCAGCATCATCGCCAGCGGCATGGCCGGCCCGGCGATCAGCTACGGCCTGGGCCAGGGGGCGACCCTGGTGGCCGCGCTCTGGGGCGTGTTTGTCTGGAAAGAGTTCGCCGCGGCGCCCAAGGGCACGGGCAAGCTGCTGACCGGCATGTTCATCCTGTTCGTGGTCGGTCTGGCCCTGATCATCTACGCCCGCACGGCGGGCGTGGCCTGA
- a CDS encoding D-alanine--D-alanine ligase: MKVTVLAGGTSTEREVSLSSAACVIEALKKSGHEVTALDPGQNWQAFDPSAAPLTLERKSCTLPPAESIKVLQGGQIALIIMHGGQGEDGTVQAVLELAGVPYVGSPPGPSAMAMDKVVSKQLFAVAGVPTPPYLLLDSRERDSWPAAVEAALPSIGLPVIVKPADQGSTIGLARAASAAEILAAAESSAAYCRRILVEKFIRGRELTVGVVAGQALPVLEIIVPGGLYDFQAKYKSHANRYICPAEIPDEAAARAQAHAMDAFRVLGLEDYARIDFLLEDSGALWCLEANNQPGMTDSSLLPKAARVLGLDLSGLLKRLIEHALARRGVK; encoded by the coding sequence ATGAAAGTCACGGTCCTTGCCGGCGGTACGAGCACTGAACGCGAGGTTTCGCTCTCGAGCGCAGCCTGTGTGATCGAGGCGCTGAAAAAAAGCGGGCACGAGGTGACGGCTCTCGATCCGGGCCAGAACTGGCAGGCGTTCGACCCGTCCGCGGCCCCGCTGACCCTGGAGCGCAAAAGCTGCACTCTGCCCCCGGCGGAGTCGATCAAGGTGCTGCAGGGCGGACAGATCGCACTGATAATCATGCACGGCGGCCAAGGTGAGGACGGCACCGTGCAGGCCGTGCTGGAGCTGGCCGGAGTGCCCTACGTGGGCAGCCCTCCGGGTCCCAGCGCCATGGCCATGGACAAGGTGGTGAGCAAGCAGCTTTTCGCCGTAGCCGGTGTGCCCACCCCGCCTTACCTTCTGCTGGACAGCCGTGAGCGCGACTCCTGGCCCGCCGCAGTGGAGGCGGCCCTGCCGTCGATCGGACTGCCGGTCATAGTGAAGCCAGCCGACCAGGGTTCCACGATCGGGCTGGCCCGCGCCGCCTCGGCCGCCGAAATCTTGGCCGCGGCCGAGTCCTCCGCCGCCTACTGCCGCCGTATCCTGGTCGAAAAATTCATCCGCGGCCGCGAGCTGACCGTGGGCGTGGTGGCAGGCCAGGCTCTGCCGGTGCTGGAGATCATCGTGCCCGGCGGGCTGTACGATTTCCAAGCCAAGTACAAGAGCCACGCCAACCGCTACATCTGCCCGGCCGAAATTCCGGACGAGGCCGCCGCGCGGGCCCAGGCGCACGCCATGGACGCGTTCCGGGTCCTGGGCCTGGAGGACTACGCCCGGATCGATTTCCTGCTGGAGGACAGCGGTGCGCTCTGGTGCCTGGAGGCGAACAACCAGCCCGGCATGACCGACAGCTCGCTGCTGCCCAAGGCCGCCCGCGTGCTGGGCCTGGACCTGAGCGGCTTATTGAAGCGCCTGATCGAGCACGCCCTGGCGCGGCGTGGTGTCAAATGA
- a CDS encoding M23 family metallopeptidase, whose product MPKKSWTILVVPHDEIRVRRLKISYWLVAAALTFSFTFLAGIGYLTVISLNKEYNHLKLINLQLENQLLTQKLTGVEQKISGLTQRISGLMDENQVFRRIAGLDLLDNEVREVGVGGAYIGNYDELFELNSQAARQIYQQQDQVDALLRKSDLIKQSLDDAIQSMQSSADKWSHHPSIIPTKGYISSFFGRREHPIYHNSQYHNAIDISTRMGESIIAPADGRVVMSKHQVGYGLTVVVDHGYGIVTKYAHLSKSNVRVGQEIKRGDLIAFVGQSGITTGPNLHYEVVVNGVPQNPLDFILDNYIP is encoded by the coding sequence ATGCCCAAAAAAAGTTGGACAATCCTGGTTGTTCCCCACGATGAAATCCGGGTCCGCCGGCTCAAGATTTCCTATTGGTTGGTAGCCGCCGCTCTGACGTTCAGTTTTACATTCCTGGCCGGCATCGGGTATCTGACCGTAATCTCCCTCAATAAAGAATACAACCACCTGAAACTCATAAACCTTCAGCTCGAAAACCAGCTCCTTACTCAAAAACTCACCGGTGTCGAACAGAAAATAAGCGGCCTGACCCAGCGGATCAGCGGTCTGATGGACGAGAACCAGGTTTTCCGCCGGATCGCCGGGCTGGACCTGCTGGACAACGAGGTGCGCGAGGTGGGTGTCGGCGGCGCGTACATCGGCAACTATGACGAGCTGTTCGAGCTGAACAGCCAGGCTGCCCGTCAGATCTACCAGCAGCAGGACCAGGTGGATGCCCTGTTGCGCAAGTCCGACCTGATCAAGCAGAGCCTGGACGATGCGATCCAGAGCATGCAGTCCAGCGCAGACAAGTGGTCCCATCACCCGTCGATCATACCCACCAAGGGTTATATCTCCAGCTTCTTCGGCCGCCGCGAGCACCCGATCTACCACAACTCCCAGTACCACAACGCCATCGACATCTCGACCCGCATGGGCGAGTCCATCATCGCCCCGGCTGACGGCCGGGTGGTGATGTCCAAGCACCAGGTGGGCTACGGGCTGACTGTGGTGGTGGATCACGGCTACGGGATCGTGACCAAGTACGCGCACCTGTCGAAGAGCAATGTCCGGGTGGGCCAGGAAATCAAGCGCGGCGACCTGATCGCCTTTGTCGGCCAGAGCGGGATCACCACCGGACCCAACCTGCATTACGAGGTGGTGGTCAACGGCGTTCCGCAGAACCCGCTGGACTTCATTCTCGACAACTACATCCCCTGA
- the folE2 gene encoding GTP cyclohydrolase FolE2, with protein MSDKPLRDIQSETDHRNLTIQKVGVKGLSYPITVQDRANGSQNTVARIQMSVLLPHSFRGTHMSRFIEILNRHRGDIAADNLHEILAEMRQKMNAEVAHMELEFPYFIQREAPVSKSKALQEYLCRFIGSLGSDSRDTDFILVVEVPVTTLCPCSREISDYGAHNQRSVVRLSVRFSEFIWIEDLVELAEQSASCALYPLLKRRDEKYVTEYAYNHPRFVEDVVREAALRLENMAGVNWYRVEAENFESIHNHNAYALIEKNDNPSSVARSGTQ; from the coding sequence TTGAGCGACAAGCCCCTGCGTGACATACAGAGCGAGACCGACCACCGCAACCTGACGATCCAGAAAGTGGGAGTCAAGGGCCTGAGCTACCCGATCACCGTGCAGGACCGGGCCAACGGCAGCCAGAACACGGTGGCGCGCATCCAGATGTCAGTCCTGCTGCCGCACAGTTTCCGCGGCACTCATATGAGCCGGTTCATCGAGATCCTCAACCGGCACCGGGGCGACATCGCCGCCGACAACCTGCACGAAATACTGGCCGAAATGCGTCAGAAAATGAACGCCGAGGTGGCGCACATGGAACTGGAATTCCCCTATTTCATCCAGCGGGAAGCCCCGGTCTCCAAGTCGAAAGCGCTGCAGGAATACCTCTGCCGCTTCATCGGCTCGCTGGGCAGCGACAGCCGGGACACGGATTTCATCCTGGTGGTCGAGGTGCCGGTGACCACGCTCTGCCCCTGCTCCAGGGAAATTTCCGACTACGGGGCGCACAACCAGCGCTCGGTGGTGCGCCTGAGCGTGCGTTTCAGCGAATTCATCTGGATCGAGGACCTGGTGGAGCTGGCCGAGCAGTCGGCCAGCTGCGCGCTCTATCCGCTGCTCAAGCGCCGGGACGAGAAGTATGTCACCGAGTACGCCTACAACCACCCGCGCTTTGTGGAGGACGTGGTGCGCGAGGCGGCCCTGCGCCTGGAGAACATGGCAGGGGTGAACTGGTACCGGGTGGAGGCCGAAAATTTCGAATCGATCCACAACCACAACGCCTACGCCCTGATCGAGAAAAACGACAACCCCTCGTCCGTCGCCCGCTCAGGCACACAGTGA